In Oscillospiraceae bacterium, a single genomic region encodes these proteins:
- a CDS encoding DUF4185 domain-containing protein produces MNVKETVKSFDISKSFSDKLIYETENIDISTKGLGYIGVTLENDTDISEICVYFITEEDQRYNEVKSVKVEIAPNCKEEKTYILDISRSYGFCGKLKRIKIECNSFAGGEIKLIKAELYKGGSLIAPFTLSEKKISATRQEIVSKTPCGQSWFPDGIMGIMNNGDGTLNFISSSPIDKMKTGTIFRGTADKPVQTFIKDGIGFENVKQGYGIDEFNYVSLGQIYRFGNDECLSIIHLEQHFDNEATWDENLIRTHTCQACGFCTLGLGYSPDNGETWYFCGEVATHSAQRVHRYYGMGEYKINGNNFTRDIGNGAFVIKDGYMYMYIMDAETDCKFSFAVLRASLDEVIAAAREKLATDKPELFKKYYNGSFSEPGINGKSTSIVDDVCPANFCTIVYSDYLDKYILARCASVVGSPNDGDIVLNISSDPTNFKGDNYFIDASPGLQQYPTLVGDSDNPGFITGKKVYLYYIDAVEDDDFLWNKANLAQRVITFD; encoded by the coding sequence ATGAATGTAAAAGAAACTGTAAAAAGCTTTGATATATCAAAAAGCTTTTCTGACAAGCTTATCTATGAAACAGAGAATATAGATATAAGCACTAAGGGGCTTGGATATATCGGAGTAACGCTTGAAAATGATACGGATATATCTGAAATTTGTGTCTATTTCATAACGGAAGAGGACCAAAGATATAACGAAGTTAAAAGCGTAAAGGTTGAGATTGCTCCCAACTGTAAAGAGGAAAAAACTTATATTTTGGATATTTCCCGCAGCTATGGCTTTTGCGGAAAGCTTAAGAGAATTAAGATAGAATGCAATTCTTTTGCAGGCGGGGAAATTAAGCTTATAAAAGCAGAGCTTTATAAAGGCGGCTCGCTTATAGCTCCCTTTACTTTAAGCGAAAAAAAGATATCGGCAACAAGACAGGAAATAGTTTCAAAAACTCCCTGTGGACAGTCGTGGTTTCCCGATGGCATAATGGGGATAATGAACAACGGCGACGGTACATTAAATTTCATTTCTTCATCGCCGATAGATAAAATGAAAACAGGAACCATATTCAGAGGAACAGCAGATAAGCCTGTGCAAACCTTTATAAAAGACGGGATAGGCTTTGAAAATGTAAAGCAAGGCTATGGTATAGATGAATTTAACTACGTTTCGTTAGGTCAAATTTACAGATTTGGAAATGACGAATGTCTTTCAATAATTCATCTTGAACAGCATTTTGATAATGAAGCTACGTGGGATGAAAATTTGATCCGTACTCACACTTGTCAGGCTTGTGGTTTTTGTACCCTTGGACTTGGCTATTCTCCCGATAACGGAGAAACCTGGTATTTTTGCGGAGAGGTTGCAACTCATTCGGCGCAGAGAGTACACAGGTACTACGGAATGGGAGAATATAAGATAAACGGAAACAACTTTACAAGAGATATCGGCAACGGCGCTTTTGTTATAAAAGACGGATATATGTATATGTATATAATGGATGCCGAAACGGATTGTAAGTTTTCCTTTGCCGTATTGAGAGCATCTCTTGATGAGGTTATAGCGGCGGCAAGAGAAAAATTGGCGACAGATAAGCCCGAGCTTTTCAAAAAGTATTATAACGGAAGCTTTTCTGAGCCCGGTATTAACGGCAAATCTACATCAATAGTTGACGATGTATGTCCTGCAAATTTCTGTACAATAGTTTACAGCGATTATCTTGATAAATACATACTTGCACGCTGTGCTTCGGTAGTCGGCTCACCTAATGACGGAGATATTGTACTGAATATTTCTTCTGACCCGACGAATTTCAAGGGAGATAACTATTTTATAGATGCTTCTCCCGGTCTTCAGCAGTATCCTACACTTGTTGGAGATTCTGATAATCCAGGCTTTATTACCGGTAAAAAGGTATATCTATATTATATTGACGCAGTGGAAGATGATGACTTTTTATGGAATAAGGCAAATCTTGCGCAAAGGGTAATCACTTTTGATTAA